The window TCGCCGCCACCGCGCCCCCCACCACCTCAAGCGTCGAGATCTCCGCCTCTCCGGAATGGCAGCCGAACACCTCGTACACCGTGGGCACACGAGTGTCCTACGGCGGCAAGGACTACGAGTGCCTACAGAGCCACACGTCCCTGACCGGCTGGGAGCCCCCCAACACCCCCGCCCTGTGGAAGCTGCTCGGTGACAGCAGCGGCGGCACCGACACGACCGTTCCCTCGACCCCGACCAGCCTGCGCACCACCGGCACCACCTCCTCCAGCGTGTCGCTGGCCTGGAACGCCTCCACCGACAATGTGGGCGTAACCGGCTACGTGGTGTACCGCGACGGCACCCAGGTCGCCACGACGACCGGCACCTCGTCCACCGTCGGCAGCCTGTCGGCGAGCACGGCGTACACCTTCAGCGTCCGCGCCCGCGACGCGGCGGGCAACGTGTCGCCGGCTTCCAACGCCGTTACCGCCACCACGCAGAGCACCGGAGGCGGCACGCCGCCGGGCACCACACCCGCCGCGATCAACGGACGGCTCACGGTGTGCGGTGTGAAGCTGTGCAACCAGTACGGCAAGCCGATCCAACTGCGCGGCATGAGCAGCCACGGTCTCCAGTGGTACAGCCACTGCCTGACCAATGGCTCCCTGGACGCACTCGCCACCGACTGGAACTCCGACGTGCTGCGCATCTCCCTCTATGTCCAGGAGGGCGGCTACGAGACCAACCCGAGGATGTTCACCGACCGGGTGCACCAGCTCATCGAGATGGCCACGGCGCGCGGCATGTACGCCCTCGTCGACTGGCACCAGCTCACGCCCGGCGACCCCAACTACAACCTGGA of the Streptomyces sp. NBC_00287 genome contains:
- a CDS encoding cellulase family glycosylhydrolase; the encoded protein is MLGDSSGGTDTTVPSTPTSLRTTGTTSSSVSLAWNASTDNVGVTGYVVYRDGTQVATTTGTSSTVGSLSASTAYTFSVRARDAAGNVSPASNAVTATTQSTGGGTPPGTTPAAINGRLTVCGVKLCNQYGKPIQLRGMSSHGLQWYSHCLTNGSLDALATDWNSDVLRISLYVQEGGYETNPRMFTDRVHQLIEMATARGMYALVDWHQLTPGDPNYNLDRAKTFFTEIAQRHRGKTNLLYDIANEPNGVSWSRIKSYAEQLIPVIRAQDPATPILVGTHAWGSLGISDGRDETDIINNPVQATNIMYTFHFYAASHDQEYLDALNRASDRIPIFVTEFGTQEATGDGPNNFTRTQQYLDLMATKKISWVNWNFSDDERTGAVFKVGTCNNNGPWTGTTSLKPAGVWIRDRIRTPDSFPTS